A stretch of Myxococcus hansupus DNA encodes these proteins:
- a CDS encoding sensor histidine kinase, translated as MTSPLQELTGSATAALVREEKELVLQRWRQRVLRDVYAAGERDRPSLMDALPGFLEYLAVTVEANALPPQRTAGVAREHEGEGARASGCTLDQVIFEYQVLREVLVETLEARGRIAPRTLRRLHAAVDQAIREAAVQEGIAARQESRVSAARTAAEAEETMRLASIVQSEKEELTRQVRTSEAHLRLVMDALPVLISFVDAQERYGFVNKAYEEWFGLPREALLGRTLIEVIGPAAYAVLGPYVKRGLAGEHFTFEQHGVPYRLGGTRDVRVSFTPLYDDAGQPDGYVAMLQDVSLQNRLQRERDVLLQREATARAEAESARAQLAKFVETAPSAMGSVRGPHHVFEMVNPKYHELMGTHRPLLGRAMAEAAPEVIAQGYIQLFDTVYRTGEPYAAEAVPARLDRQGNGELEEVYFNLAFQPVHNPAGQVEGVDIFGFEVTSQVRLRQREEELKRLAEERSAFEQQLIGIVSHDLRNPLAAILFATSAMAANAALDERSAKSVLRISSAAERANRMVKDLLDFTQARLGKGIPIYPRPLDLSAAIAGWVEEVRAAFPLRDVNIQVQGDGHAPVDPDRMAQVVGNLVFNALKYSPPDSAVDVRLRGEPQEVVLEVHNHGTPIPEEQQAHLFQPLERGQGERDMASRSVGLGLFIVKHVVEAHHGRVELMSSTAAGTTFTVHLPR; from the coding sequence ATGACGTCTCCCCTTCAGGAACTCACTGGCTCCGCGACCGCCGCACTCGTGCGCGAGGAGAAGGAGCTCGTCCTCCAGCGCTGGCGGCAACGGGTGCTGCGCGACGTCTACGCGGCGGGTGAGCGGGACCGTCCCTCCCTCATGGACGCCCTGCCAGGGTTCCTCGAGTACCTGGCCGTCACGGTGGAAGCGAATGCGCTTCCCCCGCAGCGGACGGCCGGGGTGGCGCGCGAACACGAGGGCGAAGGTGCCCGTGCCTCGGGCTGCACACTCGACCAGGTCATCTTCGAGTACCAGGTCCTGCGGGAAGTGCTGGTGGAGACCCTGGAGGCCCGGGGACGCATCGCCCCGCGGACCCTGCGCCGCCTCCATGCCGCCGTGGACCAGGCCATTCGTGAGGCCGCGGTGCAGGAGGGGATCGCCGCCCGGCAGGAGTCACGGGTGAGCGCCGCCCGGACCGCGGCGGAGGCGGAAGAGACGATGCGCCTGGCCAGCATCGTCCAGTCCGAGAAGGAGGAACTCACGCGGCAGGTGCGCACCAGCGAAGCGCACTTGCGCCTCGTCATGGATGCGCTGCCGGTGCTCATCTCCTTCGTGGACGCCCAGGAGCGCTACGGCTTCGTCAACAAGGCCTACGAGGAGTGGTTCGGGCTGCCCCGCGAGGCGTTGCTGGGCCGCACCTTGATCGAAGTCATCGGGCCGGCCGCGTATGCGGTCCTGGGCCCCTACGTGAAACGGGGCCTCGCAGGCGAACACTTCACCTTCGAGCAGCACGGGGTGCCCTACCGCCTGGGCGGCACGCGGGATGTGCGGGTGTCCTTCACGCCGCTGTACGACGACGCGGGCCAGCCCGACGGCTACGTGGCCATGCTCCAGGACGTCTCTCTTCAGAACCGCTTGCAGCGTGAGCGAGACGTGCTGCTGCAGCGCGAGGCGACGGCCCGTGCCGAGGCGGAGTCCGCGCGAGCCCAGCTCGCGAAGTTCGTCGAAACCGCCCCTTCCGCCATGGGCTCCGTGCGGGGGCCTCACCACGTCTTCGAGATGGTGAACCCGAAGTACCACGAGCTGATGGGCACGCACCGTCCGCTGCTGGGGCGGGCCATGGCCGAGGCGGCGCCAGAGGTGATTGCCCAGGGCTATATCCAGCTCTTCGACACCGTCTACCGCACGGGAGAGCCCTATGCCGCGGAGGCAGTGCCCGCGAGACTGGACCGGCAAGGCAATGGTGAGCTGGAGGAGGTCTACTTCAACCTCGCGTTCCAGCCCGTCCACAATCCCGCTGGGCAGGTCGAGGGGGTGGACATCTTCGGCTTCGAGGTCACCTCCCAGGTCCGCCTGCGCCAGCGTGAGGAGGAACTCAAGCGGCTCGCCGAGGAGCGCTCGGCCTTCGAGCAGCAGCTCATCGGCATCGTCAGCCACGACCTGCGCAACCCCCTGGCGGCCATCCTCTTCGCCACTTCGGCCATGGCGGCCAACGCCGCCCTGGACGAGCGAAGCGCCAAGAGCGTGCTGCGCATCTCCTCGGCGGCCGAACGCGCCAACCGCATGGTGAAGGACCTGCTCGACTTCACCCAGGCGCGGCTGGGCAAAGGCATCCCCATCTACCCGAGGCCCCTGGACCTCTCGGCGGCGATAGCGGGCTGGGTGGAGGAGGTGCGAGCCGCCTTTCCGCTGCGGGACGTGAACATCCAGGTCCAGGGGGACGGCCACGCCCCCGTGGATCCGGACCGGATGGCCCAGGTGGTGGGCAACCTCGTGTTCAACGCGCTCAAGTACAGCCCTCCTGACTCGGCCGTGGACGTGCGCCTGAGGGGCGAACCTCAGGAAGTCGTCCTGGAGGTCCACAACCACGGCACCCCCATCCCCGAGGAACAGCAGGCCCACCTCTTCCAGCCGCTGGAGCGAGGCCAGGGCGAGCGGGACATGGCCAGTCGCAGCGTGGGGCTGGGCCTCTTCATCGTGAAGCATGTGGTGGAGGCCCACCACGGCCGCGTGGAGTTGATGTCCTCCACGGCGGCAGGCACCACGTTCACCGTGCATCTGCCGAGGTGA
- a CDS encoding response regulator has product MSVRPTILLVEDEPDLREMLAELLELSDYQVVQAANGQVALDLLGTMPRPTLILLDLMMPVMDGHELVRHLRADARYQGVPVLMLTAHFSVEAPEGTVGLLRKPVDIAELLTAMAPHCAVS; this is encoded by the coding sequence ATGTCCGTGCGCCCCACCATTCTTCTCGTCGAAGACGAGCCAGACCTCCGCGAGATGTTGGCGGAATTGCTGGAGCTGTCGGACTACCAGGTGGTGCAGGCCGCCAATGGCCAGGTGGCCCTGGACCTGTTGGGCACCATGCCCCGCCCGACCCTGATTCTCCTGGACCTGATGATGCCGGTGATGGACGGGCACGAACTCGTCCGCCACCTTCGGGCGGATGCCCGTTACCAGGGCGTGCCGGTGCTGATGCTCACCGCCCACTTTTCCGTCGAGGCCCCGGAGGGCACGGTGGGCCTGCTGCGCAAACCCGTCGATATCGCCGAACTGCTCACGGCGATGGCCCCGCATTGCGCCGTCTCCTAG
- a CDS encoding tetratricopeptide repeat protein produces MAQRSDKKNSRSRKAAVTPLAVEAMERAWNLETVPESSREAMAHAYLMAARAGRMEAMTNVALHLEHGDGIRQDVPEAMRWMRKAAGLGDDVAAFNLALCYEKGKGPSGRPNLRLAERWYRRSLALGFPPARANLATVLAKSPRGARMKEAIALFLADVRRGDLKNLRYVAECFELGRGVRKNLKRAIQLYKQAAEAGDAGAQCVLGWMCLGGVGGPVDLLGAFKWYQLSAKQGDASALYSLGGMYLDGEGAPKSKARAIQCFKKAAEQGHAKSMASLKALGVEV; encoded by the coding sequence TTGGCTCAACGTTCGGACAAGAAGAACAGTCGGAGTCGTAAGGCCGCCGTCACGCCGTTGGCCGTCGAGGCGATGGAGCGGGCCTGGAACCTGGAGACCGTGCCGGAGTCCTCCCGCGAAGCCATGGCCCATGCCTATCTGATGGCGGCTCGGGCCGGCAGGATGGAGGCCATGACGAACGTCGCGCTCCATCTCGAGCACGGAGACGGTATTCGCCAGGACGTGCCAGAAGCCATGCGTTGGATGCGGAAGGCCGCGGGCCTGGGAGACGACGTCGCCGCGTTCAACCTGGCGCTCTGCTACGAGAAGGGAAAGGGCCCGAGCGGGCGGCCGAACCTGCGACTCGCGGAGCGGTGGTATCGGCGCTCCCTGGCGTTGGGCTTCCCTCCCGCCCGAGCGAACCTCGCCACCGTGCTCGCCAAGAGCCCCCGCGGGGCGCGGATGAAGGAGGCCATCGCGCTGTTTCTGGCGGATGTGCGGCGAGGGGACCTGAAGAACCTTCGCTACGTCGCCGAGTGCTTCGAGCTTGGCCGAGGCGTTCGGAAGAACCTGAAGCGCGCCATCCAGCTCTACAAGCAGGCCGCGGAAGCCGGGGACGCGGGGGCGCAATGCGTCCTGGGATGGATGTGTCTCGGTGGCGTCGGAGGCCCCGTGGACCTGCTGGGGGCCTTCAAGTGGTACCAGCTCTCCGCGAAGCAGGGCGACGCCAGCGCCCTCTACAGCCTGGGCGGGATGTACCTGGACGGCGAGGGCGCGCCGAAGTCGAAGGCGCGCGCGATTCAATGCTTCAAGAAGGCCGCCGAGCAGGGACATGCCAAATCCATGGCGTCCCTGAAGGCGCTGGGCGTCGAGGTGTAG
- a CDS encoding peptidase MA family metallohydrolase: protein MTHASGVRALLAALAVALLCAPSAAWAQSSSLKDEVKERLGRVETELDDWDVPGARRELSEVEKLLPSDVEPLKYYQGRVAFEEGRYDDAVALLEGAQIEDKPGSYLRLAKDTRDITKSHLRAESEHFIFQYPKGKEEVLVPYALETLEGIHRAMKEDLGWTPPGGKIRVEVVSNARELSKVSTLTEKQIGTTGTIAICKFNKLMVTSPKAVARGYDWQDTLAHEYIHLVISQMSRNTVPIWLHEGLAKFLESRWRGKAGLAMTPSTQALLGKRVKADTLIPFEKMHPSIALLPTAEDAATAFAEVFYAIDYVHSVKGTAGLRAIIQELKAGQKDRKAVEVAMGMPFALFEKSWLAHIKKQPFPTELIPREDRVVLKENAKGKVKDENEKKGREISFGDFQEVTEVPARKFAHLGELLRERNRVKAAAEEYAKAHKLVGDKYESVSNKYALALLELRRLDEAESVLRGSLRVHPGSPSTNVHLGRILLYRKDYPKAKTAYLEALASDPFDPEIHLALTRIHGSMGETALAGRARQASALLTGLKAEEVDRVAQQFLKDESGLSEMNVSGTSDTEAPKEAAQPVKTDAGN from the coding sequence ATGACACACGCTTCCGGAGTCCGGGCGCTCCTCGCGGCGCTGGCCGTGGCGCTGCTGTGCGCGCCGTCCGCGGCGTGGGCTCAGAGCAGCTCGCTCAAGGACGAGGTGAAGGAGCGGCTGGGCCGCGTGGAGACGGAGCTGGACGACTGGGACGTCCCCGGCGCCCGCCGCGAGCTGTCCGAGGTGGAGAAGCTGCTCCCCTCCGACGTGGAGCCGCTGAAGTACTACCAGGGCCGCGTGGCCTTCGAGGAGGGCCGCTACGACGACGCGGTGGCGCTGCTGGAGGGCGCTCAAATCGAGGACAAGCCGGGCAGCTACCTCCGGCTGGCCAAGGACACGCGCGACATCACGAAGTCGCACCTGCGCGCGGAGAGCGAGCACTTCATCTTCCAGTACCCCAAGGGGAAGGAAGAGGTGCTGGTGCCCTATGCGCTGGAGACGCTGGAGGGCATCCACCGGGCGATGAAGGAGGACCTCGGCTGGACGCCGCCGGGCGGCAAGATTCGCGTGGAGGTGGTGAGCAACGCGCGTGAGCTGTCGAAGGTGAGCACGCTGACGGAGAAGCAGATTGGCACCACGGGCACCATCGCCATCTGCAAGTTCAACAAGCTGATGGTGACCAGTCCCAAGGCGGTGGCGCGCGGCTACGACTGGCAGGACACGCTGGCGCACGAGTACATCCACCTGGTCATCAGTCAGATGAGCCGCAACACCGTGCCCATCTGGTTGCACGAGGGCCTGGCCAAGTTCCTGGAGTCGCGCTGGCGCGGCAAGGCGGGCCTGGCGATGACGCCGTCCACGCAGGCGCTGCTGGGCAAGCGCGTGAAGGCGGACACGCTCATCCCCTTCGAGAAGATGCACCCGTCGATTGCCCTGCTGCCCACGGCGGAGGACGCGGCCACCGCGTTCGCGGAGGTGTTCTACGCCATCGACTACGTGCACAGCGTGAAGGGCACCGCGGGCCTGCGCGCCATCATCCAGGAGCTGAAGGCCGGGCAGAAGGACCGCAAGGCGGTGGAGGTGGCCATGGGCATGCCCTTCGCCCTCTTCGAGAAGTCCTGGCTGGCCCACATCAAGAAGCAGCCCTTCCCCACCGAGCTGATTCCCCGCGAGGACCGCGTGGTGCTCAAGGAGAACGCCAAGGGCAAGGTGAAGGATGAGAACGAGAAGAAGGGGCGCGAAATCTCGTTCGGTGACTTCCAGGAGGTGACGGAGGTGCCCGCGCGCAAGTTCGCGCACCTGGGTGAGCTGCTCCGCGAGCGCAACCGCGTGAAGGCCGCGGCGGAGGAGTACGCCAAGGCGCACAAGCTGGTGGGCGACAAGTACGAGTCGGTGTCCAACAAGTACGCGCTGGCCCTGCTGGAGCTGCGGCGGCTGGACGAAGCGGAGAGCGTGCTGCGCGGCAGCCTGCGCGTCCACCCGGGCTCACCGTCCACCAACGTCCACCTGGGCCGCATCCTGCTGTACCGGAAGGACTACCCGAAGGCGAAGACGGCCTATCTGGAGGCGCTGGCCTCGGACCCGTTCGACCCGGAGATTCACCTGGCCCTCACGCGCATCCACGGCTCCATGGGCGAGACGGCCCTGGCCGGACGCGCACGTCAGGCGAGCGCCCTGCTCACGGGCCTCAAGGCCGAAGAGGTGGACCGCGTGGCGCAGCAGTTCCTGAAGGACGAGAGCGGCCTGTCGGAGATGAACGTCTCCGGCACGTCGGACACGGAGGCGCCGAAGGAAGCGGCGCAGCCGGTGAAGACAGACGCGGGGAACTGA
- a CDS encoding DUF4175 family protein, giving the protein MNLDTPQTPGPERPPPPPPPPSASRIRPTTEAPGVEALLAAVRGRQRRYLWLQGGMLGAALLALLLVAGGFVALVAPRTGATLLWLSLPLGVAAACVFGLWLARRRVGDDVLTARLIGDKRPELSLDVLAAVELMREPNAPGNGSPELAGAFLEQMDARARTVDARSVVDSKPVRQFALGAGGALVALVVVMAVLGDRWSAGMARIREVAATPKAQAQVEPITGDIELTFRYPAYTGLAPRTVPGTNGDVSVPAGTEVLLKTRSDRPVERADLVVNGQALPLKVTDQRDLEGSFVAKQSGHYRFAFYGARGKELAVGPEIALNVEADKAPEVSLLTPTVELEIDPGDQVALKYEASDDYGLSGMALVFRTPGAQQETRVPLPREDGRRHRGTFNWNLGNLKLDPGDRITYYVEAQDNDAVEGPKKGASRTQVLRVYSAAEHRRAALEKAEQLWGRMVDHLADRLEGPERAKQKDPQAITAGATVDTSGESLVSDMKTLAQELARERDVPSELVSALSNISESLGSHIRGTAELRRLYLRTQRARGEDWGTGNRLTAVVNEEITELEKDILYLESLLDRQKLEALQEMAKQLSNERRELANLIEQYKSNPDEASRQAVMEQIQQLKSRIQELMQRMSEMRKGIRDEHLNAEALSEMMKDQDMRSALDDVEKLMREGKADEALAKLQELGMQMDEMLQNLDQAGDEFGGEQHPELAEKFGKFMEELQSTVQEQQRVADQTKQLRDQARAQNRDRLAEKGESMKDNLLRKVQQAQESYKALEPSQLNSRAARPLEEAQSELQNVENALKVNDYDLAAESAARAEDAARQLSMMGEQQRHLDEMFGNPEEVVKQSTELAQRLGRDARNVSEVNRQLQSLFPPPGSQLSQQEKQQLQQLGQQQSQLEERAQGLRQQMDEMQQMAPIFGEEATQQMEGAGQRMGEAAKRMQGKDPGRGYGEQQAALEGLRQFQQQMQEGQRGGKGGLPMPMGMGRRQQGNGRDPKQKVELPDEDAFQAPKEFRKDLLDAMKQGAPEKYREQVKRYYEELVK; this is encoded by the coding sequence GTGAACCTCGACACCCCGCAGACCCCAGGCCCCGAGCGACCGCCCCCGCCCCCTCCGCCGCCCTCCGCCTCGCGGATCCGACCCACCACCGAAGCCCCGGGCGTGGAGGCCCTGCTCGCCGCCGTCCGCGGCCGTCAGCGCCGCTACCTGTGGCTGCAGGGCGGCATGTTGGGCGCGGCGCTGCTGGCGCTGCTGCTGGTGGCCGGTGGCTTCGTCGCGCTGGTGGCCCCGCGCACGGGCGCCACGCTGCTGTGGCTGTCGCTGCCCCTGGGCGTGGCCGCGGCGTGTGTCTTCGGCCTGTGGCTGGCCAGGCGCCGCGTGGGCGATGACGTCCTCACGGCGCGGCTCATTGGCGACAAGCGCCCGGAGCTGTCCCTGGACGTGCTCGCCGCGGTGGAGCTGATGCGCGAGCCGAACGCGCCGGGCAACGGCTCCCCGGAGCTGGCCGGCGCCTTCCTGGAGCAGATGGACGCGCGCGCCCGCACGGTGGACGCGCGGTCGGTGGTGGACAGCAAGCCCGTGCGTCAGTTCGCGCTGGGCGCGGGCGGCGCGCTGGTGGCGCTGGTGGTGGTGATGGCCGTGCTCGGCGATCGCTGGTCCGCGGGCATGGCACGCATCCGCGAGGTGGCGGCGACGCCCAAGGCCCAGGCCCAGGTGGAGCCCATCACCGGGGACATCGAGCTGACGTTCCGCTACCCCGCATACACGGGGCTGGCGCCGCGCACGGTGCCGGGGACGAACGGCGACGTGAGCGTGCCCGCTGGGACGGAGGTCCTGCTGAAGACGCGCTCGGACCGCCCGGTGGAGCGCGCGGACCTCGTGGTCAACGGACAGGCGCTGCCGCTGAAGGTGACGGACCAGCGCGACCTCGAAGGCAGCTTCGTGGCGAAGCAGTCCGGCCACTACCGCTTCGCCTTCTACGGCGCGCGCGGCAAGGAGCTCGCGGTGGGGCCGGAGATCGCCCTCAACGTGGAGGCGGACAAGGCGCCCGAGGTGTCGCTGCTCACGCCCACGGTGGAGCTGGAAATCGACCCCGGCGACCAGGTGGCGCTCAAGTACGAGGCCTCGGACGACTACGGCCTGTCCGGCATGGCGCTGGTGTTCCGCACGCCCGGCGCCCAGCAGGAGACGCGGGTGCCGCTGCCGCGCGAGGACGGCCGCCGCCACCGGGGCACGTTCAACTGGAACCTGGGCAACCTCAAGCTCGACCCGGGTGACCGCATCACCTACTACGTGGAGGCGCAGGACAACGACGCGGTGGAGGGCCCCAAGAAGGGCGCGAGCCGCACGCAGGTACTTCGCGTCTACTCGGCCGCCGAGCACCGCCGCGCCGCCTTGGAGAAGGCGGAGCAGCTCTGGGGCCGGATGGTGGACCACCTCGCGGACCGGCTGGAAGGCCCGGAGCGCGCGAAGCAGAAGGACCCGCAGGCCATCACCGCCGGGGCCACCGTGGACACCAGCGGGGAGAGCCTCGTCTCCGACATGAAGACGCTGGCGCAGGAGCTGGCGCGCGAGCGCGACGTGCCGAGCGAACTCGTCTCCGCGCTGAGCAACATCTCCGAGTCCCTGGGCAGCCACATCCGCGGCACCGCCGAGCTGCGCCGCCTGTACCTGCGCACCCAGCGCGCCCGGGGCGAGGACTGGGGCACCGGCAACCGCCTCACCGCCGTGGTGAACGAGGAAATCACGGAGCTGGAGAAGGACATCCTCTACCTGGAGTCGCTGCTCGACCGGCAGAAGCTGGAGGCGCTCCAGGAGATGGCCAAGCAGCTCTCCAACGAGCGGCGCGAATTGGCGAACCTCATCGAGCAGTACAAATCCAACCCGGACGAGGCCTCGCGCCAGGCGGTGATGGAGCAGATTCAGCAGCTCAAGTCCCGCATCCAGGAGCTGATGCAGCGCATGTCGGAGATGCGCAAGGGCATCCGCGACGAGCACCTCAACGCCGAGGCCCTGTCCGAGATGATGAAGGACCAGGACATGCGCAGCGCGCTCGACGACGTGGAGAAGCTCATGCGCGAGGGCAAGGCGGACGAGGCCCTGGCGAAGCTCCAGGAGCTGGGCATGCAGATGGACGAGATGCTCCAGAACCTGGACCAGGCGGGCGACGAGTTCGGCGGCGAGCAGCACCCGGAGCTGGCCGAGAAGTTCGGCAAGTTCATGGAGGAGCTGCAGAGCACCGTGCAGGAGCAGCAGCGCGTCGCGGACCAGACGAAGCAGCTTCGCGACCAGGCCCGCGCGCAGAACCGCGACCGGCTGGCGGAGAAGGGCGAGTCCATGAAGGACAACCTGCTGCGCAAGGTGCAGCAGGCCCAGGAGAGCTACAAGGCGCTGGAGCCCAGCCAGCTCAACAGCCGCGCCGCGCGTCCGCTGGAGGAGGCCCAGTCGGAGCTCCAGAACGTGGAGAACGCGCTGAAGGTGAATGACTACGACCTGGCGGCGGAGTCGGCGGCCCGCGCGGAGGACGCGGCCCGGCAGCTCTCCATGATGGGCGAGCAGCAGCGCCACCTGGACGAGATGTTCGGCAACCCCGAAGAGGTGGTGAAGCAGTCCACCGAGCTGGCGCAGCGCCTGGGCCGCGACGCGCGCAACGTGTCGGAGGTGAACCGGCAGCTCCAGTCCCTCTTCCCGCCTCCGGGCTCGCAGTTGTCGCAGCAGGAGAAGCAGCAGCTCCAGCAGCTCGGCCAGCAGCAGTCGCAGTTGGAGGAGCGCGCCCAGGGCCTGCGCCAGCAGATGGACGAGATGCAGCAGATGGCGCCCATCTTCGGCGAGGAGGCCACGCAGCAGATGGAGGGCGCGGGTCAGCGCATGGGCGAGGCCGCCAAGCGGATGCAGGGCAAGGACCCGGGCCGCGGCTACGGTGAGCAGCAGGCGGCGCTGGAGGGCCTGCGTCAGTTCCAGCAGCAGATGCAGGAAGGCCAGCGCGGCGGCAAGGGCGGGCTCCCCATGCCCATGGGCATGGGCCGGCGCCAGCAGGGCAATGGCCGTGACCCGAAGCAGAAGGTGGAGCTGCCGGACGAGGACGCGTTCCAGGCGCCGAAGGAGTTCCGCAAGGACCTGCTGGACGCGATGAAGCAGGGCGCTCCGGAGAAGTACCGGGAGCAGGTGAAGCGCTACTACGAGGAGCTGGTGAAGTGA
- a CDS encoding MarR family winged helix-turn-helix transcriptional regulator has product MTAEESTKDPAEAALEPHEGERAHKGPPLGEVLEFMRLLWAVDHGLQSTSKRMESTLGLTGPQRLVIRLVGRFPGITAGMLAQILHVHPSTLTGVLKRLEKRGLLERKADPLDGRKALFSLTDEGRSLDIPSEGTVESAVQRVLSRLSRPRILATQDVLTILAQELGGVPMPEVEFDQQDAPKPAVR; this is encoded by the coding sequence GTGACGGCAGAAGAATCCACGAAGGACCCGGCAGAAGCGGCGCTGGAGCCCCACGAAGGCGAGCGGGCCCACAAGGGCCCTCCTCTCGGCGAGGTGCTCGAGTTCATGCGGCTGCTCTGGGCCGTGGACCACGGACTTCAGTCCACGTCGAAGCGCATGGAGTCCACGCTCGGACTCACCGGTCCGCAGCGACTGGTCATCCGCCTGGTGGGGCGCTTTCCCGGCATCACCGCGGGCATGCTCGCGCAGATTCTCCACGTGCATCCCAGCACCCTGACGGGCGTGCTCAAGCGCCTGGAGAAGCGGGGCCTGCTGGAGCGCAAGGCGGATCCGCTCGACGGGCGCAAGGCGCTGTTCTCGCTGACGGATGAAGGGCGCTCGCTCGACATCCCTTCCGAGGGCACCGTGGAGTCGGCGGTGCAGCGCGTCCTGTCTCGCCTGTCACGCCCCCGCATCCTCGCCACGCAGGACGTGCTGACCATCCTCGCGCAGGAGCTGGGTGGCGTTCCCATGCCCGAGGTCGAGTTCGACCAACAGGACGCCCCCAAGCCCGCAGTTCGCTGA
- a CDS encoding ADP-ribosyltransferase domain-containing protein: MGRITNVTPKPTGTTTTPPKTTGGPPPPPPPPTTAKSPPPVPPKPPDIFVSGKPTNTLRTPNLAPPPPPKPPSLGGPKPTVVGGTTAPVTTTVAKNTVVTGPAVLRADSAIAPFVAQGVPRGAIKNISDASFSALQGLQRNQGDASSPEFDTLKKEIGPKADLIRAVFAQGGPHVKSGDAERVKLAGALNEGSTVDNATVQSYRKQMSALTDGKFEPYVEMANTHLTQNKTEYPKAATSVADINKLSDEGKVSVYKYTQEKFKPYNGQVLFPLAQSGSGPTSSALRNNVDGIAVTRAALNELPKFEGTVFRGDSKKYYDAYTKDAVITRDAFTSTAKNPDSKFDGDAILEIKTKTGRDIQGASLKPGEEEVLIPPGATFKVLERDDKGPILRLKLEEI; encoded by the coding sequence ATGGGTCGCATCACGAACGTCACGCCGAAGCCGACGGGCACCACCACCACGCCTCCGAAGACGACGGGTGGCCCGCCGCCGCCTCCGCCCCCTCCGACCACCGCCAAGTCGCCGCCGCCGGTGCCACCGAAGCCGCCGGACATCTTCGTGTCGGGCAAGCCCACCAACACGCTGCGCACGCCGAACCTCGCGCCGCCGCCCCCGCCGAAGCCGCCCTCCCTGGGTGGGCCAAAGCCGACGGTGGTGGGCGGCACCACCGCGCCCGTCACCACCACGGTCGCGAAGAACACGGTCGTCACCGGCCCCGCCGTCCTCCGGGCTGACTCGGCCATCGCGCCCTTCGTGGCCCAGGGCGTTCCCCGCGGCGCCATCAAGAACATCAGCGATGCGAGCTTCTCCGCGCTCCAGGGCCTGCAGCGCAACCAGGGCGACGCGAGTTCCCCGGAGTTCGACACCCTGAAGAAGGAAATCGGCCCCAAGGCTGACCTCATCCGCGCGGTGTTCGCCCAGGGCGGCCCTCACGTGAAGAGCGGTGACGCCGAGCGCGTCAAGCTGGCCGGCGCGCTCAACGAGGGCTCCACCGTGGACAACGCCACGGTGCAGAGCTACCGCAAGCAGATGAGCGCGCTCACGGATGGGAAGTTCGAGCCCTACGTGGAGATGGCGAACACCCACCTGACGCAGAACAAGACGGAGTACCCCAAGGCGGCCACCAGCGTGGCGGACATCAACAAGCTCTCCGACGAGGGCAAGGTGTCCGTCTACAAATACACGCAGGAGAAGTTCAAGCCGTACAACGGACAGGTCCTCTTCCCGTTGGCGCAGAGCGGCTCGGGCCCCACGAGTTCCGCGCTGCGCAACAACGTGGATGGCATCGCCGTCACCCGCGCGGCGCTCAACGAGCTGCCCAAGTTCGAAGGCACCGTGTTCCGCGGCGACAGCAAGAAGTACTACGACGCGTACACGAAGGACGCCGTCATCACCCGGGACGCCTTCACCAGCACGGCGAAGAACCCGGACTCGAAGTTCGACGGCGACGCCATCCTCGAAATCAAGACCAAGACGGGCCGCGACATCCAGGGCGCCTCGCTCAAGCCGGGTGAGGAAGAGGTCCTCATCCCGCCGGGCGCCACCTTCAAGGTCCTGGAGCGTGACGACAAGGGCCCCATCCTCCGGCTGAAGCTCGAGGAGATTTGA